In Dehalococcoidia bacterium, the genomic window GTGTGTTGCACGTCCCTGCGCTCCCGTCTGCGGCCGCGGGGATTTTTGTTGGAACGGAGGTGTTATGCCGGCAAAAAAGATCCCGGAAAAGAAGGTCAAGGCAGTCGAGCAGCTCCAGGACAGGATAGGGCGCTGCACGATCGCCGTCGGCGTGGACTTCAAAGGCGTTAAGGGTGGCGCCATGACGGCCATGCGGCGCAAGATGCGGGGGCAGAAGATTGAGGTGCGGGTGGTCAAGAACACCCTCACCCGCATCGCCGCGGAGAAGGCGGGCCGTCCCGACCTGATGAAGGTGGTACAGAACACGACGGCCATCGTGTTCGGCTACGGGGACCCGGCGGAGATAGCCAAGGCGGTGTGCGAGTACGGGCAGGCGGAGAAGACGCCCCTGTCGCTTCGGGGGGCGCTTCTTGACAGGCGCGTGCTCAGCCTTGACGATCTGAAGGTACTGGCCGCCCTGCCGCCCCGGGCCCAGCTTGTGGCCATACTCCTGGGTCAGATCCAGGCGCCGCTGGTCCGTCTGGTGTCCGTGCTGAACGGCCCGTCCCGTGGCTTGGTGACGGTCCTGCATCGCCACGCCGAGCAGTTGCAGAAGCAGGTGGCGGCTTCGGCTGCTCCTGCCGCCCCTGCTGGTCAAATTAGCTAGAGCGCGCATAAGCGCGTACTAAAGGAGGAATTGTCATGGCCCTGAGCAGAGAAGAACTGGTGCAAGCCATTAAGGAGCTTCCCGCTATGGATCTGGCGGAGCTGGTCAAGGACCTG contains:
- the rplJ gene encoding 50S ribosomal protein L10, with translation MPAKKIPEKKVKAVEQLQDRIGRCTIAVGVDFKGVKGGAMTAMRRKMRGQKIEVRVVKNTLTRIAAEKAGRPDLMKVVQNTTAIVFGYGDPAEIAKAVCEYGQAEKTPLSLRGALLDRRVLSLDDLKVLAALPPRAQLVAILLGQIQAPLVRLVSVLNGPSRGLVTVLHRHAEQLQKQVAASAAPAAPAGQIS